From a single Nicotiana tabacum cultivar K326 chromosome 8, ASM71507v2, whole genome shotgun sequence genomic region:
- the LOC107759251 gene encoding uncharacterized protein LOC107759251, with translation MKTPSHHHSMLYILSLLLCFAAFFIVNTDARKLNGKDNGRLLVSKSSVDIIESSEINGLRRFDVYLPSEDSSNSGPYGVSSPFNLPPYDSLPPVPNTPPFCLNPPSPFTLQPPPSGSSSSGGGPIVNLPPTPSSTIIPTPPQQYLPPIIIPNPPQYYEPSPPTTTVPSPTGPFFSPPYYYEPSPPSYYDPISPPTGLFLPPVIYPPPAVPPPPHIAPATALWCVAKPSVPDPIIQEAMNYACSSGADCDQINPSGSCFQPNTLFAHASYAFNSYWQRTKVAGGTCEFGGTAMLVTVDPSYDGCQFNYN, from the exons ATGAAAACTCCATCTCATCATCACTCAATGCTATACATTTTAAGCCTTCTTCTGTGTTTTGCAGCTTTCTTCATTGTAAATACTG ATGCTAGAAAATTAAATGGAAAGGATAACGGCCGGCTACTAGTGTCGAAAAGTTCAGTGGACATTATTGAATCATCAGAAATCAATGGCTTGAGGCGATTTGACGTGTATTTACCTTCAGAGGATTCGTCCAATTCAGGACCTTATGGTGTCAGTTCTCCCTTCAATTTGCCACCTTATGATTCTCTTCCTCCAGTTCCAAATACCCCTCCTTTCTGTCTCAATCCACCTTCACCTTTCACTCTTCAACCTCCACCCAGTGGCAGTTCTAGTAGTGGAGGAGGCCCAATTGTGAATCTACCTCCAACCCCATCATCCACTATCATCCCTACCCCACCCCAACAATATCTTCCTCCTATAATCATTCCCAACCCACCCCAATATTATGAACCTAGTCCTCCCACAACAACTGTTCCAAGCCCAACAGGACCCTTTTTTAGCCCACCTTATTATTACGAGCCCAGTCCACCAAGTTATTATGATCCAATTAGCCCACCCACTGGGCTTTTTCTTCCACCAGTGATTTATCCACCTCCGGCGGTGCCTCCACCACCGCACATAGCGCCGGCCACGGCTCTATGGTGTGTGGCAAAGCCGTCAGTGCCAGACCCAATCATTCAAGAAGCCATGAATTATGCATGTTCATCTGGAGCAGACTGTGACCAGATTAATCCCAGTGGATCATGCTTTCAGCCCAATACTTTATTTGCACACGCCTCTTATGCCTTCAATAGTTACTGGCAGAGAACTAAGGTGGCTGGTGGCACTTGTGAATTTGGTGGCACGGCCATGCTTGTCACCGTCGATCCTA GTTATGATGGATGCCAATTCAACTATAACTGA